The following is a genomic window from Candidatus Omnitrophota bacterium.
CGGTAATGGTGAAAGACGGCGCTACCATACTTATCGCGGGTTTGATTAAAAACGTAGATACGAAGAGCCGTAATAAAATTCCTCTTATGGGAGATGTCCCGCTTATTGGAAACTTGTTCAGGCAGAACAACAATCTGGTGCAGAAGAATGAACTGGTTATTTTCCTCACGCCGACAATTGTAAGCGGTAGTAAGGTTGTTGAGTATAAAGGGGAAGCTGAAACACCGAGATTAGAAGATATGCAGAGAGACGCGGCTGATGATCCGATGATCAAAAAGGCGGCGCTGCCCTCGGAGGGCTTCAGGAATTTCCTGGAATATTCCGATTTTGTCTCAAGAAAGATAAGCCAGACAGCGAAGGAGAACGCGGGCCAGACCTCGGAGTCGGGCAGGGTCACGGTTTCTTTTATATTGCTGTCCACCGGAGAGATCCAGGATAAGCCGCGGGTCGTATCGTCTACGAATGAGCTGTTGAACAACCTTGCTCTTAAGAACGTAATGGAGTCGGCGCCTTTTCCGCCGTTTTACAGGCTTTCTGAGAAAAATATGGAGCGGTTCAGGATAGCGATATCGTATAATTAAATGACAAATGACGAGTAAATTTCCAATGACCAATTACCAATGTCAAATAAATTCCCAATTACCCAATGTCCAATTGGGAATTGTTAATTGGTCATTTATTGGGATTTGGTCATTGGCGAATTGGGAATTGACATGCTGAGAACTATCAGAGTAGTGTATGAGGACGCTCATCTATTGGTCGTGGAAAAGCCGGCGGGGATGCTGACTGTGGCAACGGTCAAGAATGAACGCGGGACGCTGGTCAATATTTTAAGGGACGAGGGCTACAGGGTGTATCCCTGCCACCGGCTGGACAGGGATACTTCGGGCTTGATCATGTTCGCCAAAGACAAAAATACGCTGGATAAGATGCGGCAGCAGTTCCGGGAGCACAACGTGAGAAAGGCCTACAAGGCAATAGTGCAGGGCTCCCTGCAGAGAAAAGGCGGCACGATAAGTTACGATATCATTGAAAAGGGCGTAAAAAAACCCGCCCGCACCGACTATGTGGTGCTTGAATCCAATCCCTTGTTCACGCTGGCAGAGGTGCGCCCCTTGACAGGCAGGACAAATCAGATAAGGATACACTTCAAACAGATAGGCCATCCGCTGGTAGGCGAGAGAAAATTTTTTCTGGCAAAGAGATCCGGAGTTAAATTCAGGAGGGCCGCCTTGCATGCCGAACGCCTGGATTTCAGGCATCCTTACACCGGAGAAAAGATACGGCTGAGAAGCGCGCTGCCTAAAGACATGGAAAACTTCTTGAGAGGAACAAAATGAAAAAGACAAACCAATGTAAATACTACCTGAATAACAGCGATGAATTCGTGATCGAAAATTATAATCAGGCGCGGCCGTTTTCCTCGTTCTTTCCCGGGATCGCGGGGCTCTTCGGCATACCTATGTGGGTGTTTTACGCCAACCGCGGCCAGTGCATTTCCAGCTTCGGCGTGCGGGACAAGGACAACCCCATACTTGAATTTTATCCCGCGAACAAGGCCTACCAGCATACGGGCCGGCTGGGCTTCCGCACATTTATAAAGATAAAGAAAAACGGCAAAGAGGCCTTCTACGAGCCGTTCCAGCGGGCATCCGGCAACCGCATGCGCGTACGCCCTTACGAATTGTCGCTGGAAGAGTCCGATCCCGCGTCGGGCCTGCGCGTCAAGGTGGAATATTTTACCTTGCCCAACGAAAATTTCGCGGCGCTGGCAAGGATGGTTGAGATAACCAACGAGTCATCCAGGGTAATTCCCATCCAGGTATTGGACGGCCTGCCGCAGGTCATCCCCTTCGGCATAAATAATTTTTTCCTGAAGGAAATGCACCGCACCATAGAGTCATGGATGAGGGTGGAGAACCTGGAGAATAACGCCGCGTTCCTGCGGCTGGCGGTTGACCCGCGCGACAGGTCTGAAGTCGTGCATCTTGAGGAGGGCAATTTCTTCTTAGGGTTTTCCGACGAGGGAGGGCTGCTCGCCCCCATAGTTGACCCCAGGGCGGTATTCGGCCAACAAGGCGACTTTTCTTCCCCCCGGATTTATCTTCAAGGGGATTTCAGGCATCCGGCGTTTCAGCTGACGCAGAGCATAACGCCCTGCGCCTTCGTATTCAAGAAGGCCGCGCTTGCAGCCGGCAAGGGCATCAGGTTGTATTCGCTGTTCGGCCATATGAGGAATATTGAAATACTGCGGCAGAAGGCGGGGGCCATCAGCCGCGGCAGTTATTTCAAGCGCAAACGGGAAGAGAACAAATCCCTGATCGAGTCGCTGGAGGCGAATTGTTTTACCGCCAGCAGCGATAAGGCGTTTGACCTTTATTGCCGGCAGACGTTCCTGGACAACTGCCTGAGGGGCGGCTTCCCCCACAGTTTTGAATATGACGGCAATTCAACTATCTATGTCTATTCCCGCAAACACGGAGACCCTGAGCGCGACTATAACAGGTTCGCGCTTAACCCCACGTACCTGTCCGAAGGCAACGGTAATTTCCGCGACGTAAACCAGAACAGGAGAAGCGACTGCCTGTTCAATCCC
Proteins encoded in this region:
- a CDS encoding RluA family pseudouridine synthase, translated to MLRTIRVVYEDAHLLVVEKPAGMLTVATVKNERGTLVNILRDEGYRVYPCHRLDRDTSGLIMFAKDKNTLDKMRQQFREHNVRKAYKAIVQGSLQRKGGTISYDIIEKGVKKPARTDYVVLESNPLFTLAEVRPLTGRTNQIRIHFKQIGHPLVGERKFFLAKRSGVKFRRAALHAERLDFRHPYTGEKIRLRSALPKDMENFLRGTK